A window of Kribbella sp. NBC_00382 genomic DNA:
CTCAGACGGCACCGAGGGCGGTGGCGACGGCAGTGCGCAGTTGGGCGTCGGTGGGGCAGGGGATGCCGAGCTCGCGGCTGAGGTCGGCCAGCGAGGTCATCGTGACGTCGTGCAGGCCGCAGGTGGTGAAGGTGTGGAAGACGTCCATCGCGGGATCGAGATTGATCGAGAAGCCGTGCGACGGCGGCTCCCGGAGAAGACTGAAGGCGGTGGCTCCGAGGAGCCACCGCCTTCTTTGTCGGGCTGACAGGATTTGAACCTGCGACCTCGTCGTCCCGAACGACGCGCGCTACCAAGCTGCGCCACAGCCCGAAGTCGGCGTTAGCTTACATGCGTGGCCCGCCAGGACGAAATCGGGTTATCCGGCCTTGGGAACCAGCGTGATCAAGGTCGCTTCCGGGCGGCAAGCGAACCGCACCGGGGCGTACGGCGAGGTGCCCAATCCGGCCGAGACGTGCAGTGCCGCCTGACGCCCTTCGAAGCCCCAGGTGGACAAACCCTTCACCCGGGACGCGTCGAGGTCGCAGTTGGTCACCAGGGCGCCGTAGAGCGGCACCGCGAGCTGGCCGCCGTGAGTGTGCCCGGCCAGGACGAGCGGATACCCGTCGCCGACGAACCCATTCAGCACCCGTTGGTACGGCGCGTGCGTCACCCCGATCGAGAGGTCGGCTGCCGGATCCACCTCGCCCGCGACGTCGGAGTACCGGTCGCGTTTGATGTGTGGGTCGTCGGTGCCGGCGAAGTCGAGGCGCAGCCCGTTGACCTTGAGGGTGGAGCGCTCGTTGTTGAGGTCGACCCAGCCCGCGCTGGTGAACGACGAGCGCATCTCCTCGTACGGCAGATCAGGGCCGTGCGGCTTGTGGCGCTGCTTGTTGGCGGGCAGCAGGTACTTAGCCGGGTTCTTGAAGTGCGGCTTCCAATAGTCGTTCGAGCCGAAGACGAATACCCCCGGTACGTCGAGCAGCGCCCCGTACGCGCGCAGCAGCGGTAGTACCGAGTCGGGGCTGGAGATGTTGTCGCCGGTGTTCACGATCAGGTCCGGTTCGAGCCGGGCCAGGTCGTTGACCCAGCGGATCTTCTTCTCCTGGTTCGGCATCAGGTGCAGGTCGGACAGGTGCAGCACCTTGAGCGGCGCGGCGCCCACCGGCAGCACCGGCACGGTCACCCTCCGCAGCGTGAACCACCGCACCTCGACGGCGGCCGCGTACGCGACGCAGGCGGCGCCTACCGCGGTGACAACGGCAGCGGACTTCAGTGTCGTGGTGGCAAGCCCCCGGAAACTCATTTCACCAGCCTGCCACAATCGTCCTCATGTCCAACTCCGAACTGAAGCAGCGCCTGCACGATGACATGACCGCCGCCCTGAAGGCGCGCGACGATCTCCGCAAGTCTGTCCTGCGGATGGCGCTGACGGCCGTGACCAAGCAAGAGGTGGCCGGCAAGGAGGCCCGCGAGCTGTCCGACGCGGAGGTTCTCGAGGTACTGACCGCCGAGGCGAAGAAGCGCCGCGAGTCGGTCACGGCGTACCGGGACGCCGGCCGCGAGGAACTGGCGGTCAAGGAGCAGGCCGAGGCCGACATCCTCGCCGAGTACCTGCCCGAGCAGCTCACCCTCGAGGAGATCACCGCCCTGGTCACCGAAACCATCGCCGCCACCGGAGCCGCCGAACTCGGCCCCCGCGGCATCGGCAAGGTGATGGGCGCCCTCCAGCCCAAGGTCAAGGGCAAGGCCGACGGCGGCACAGTCTCCGCCGAGGTCAAACGCCAACTCGGCGCCTAGCCAACGAAGAAGCGCCCTGTCCGTGAGGACAGGGCGCTTCTTGGTTTATCGGCCGCCGCAGTTCGGGTATCTGGGGTTCCAGGGTGGGCAGTTGCCTCCGCCGCCGGGTTTGCCGGTGTTGGGCGGGTTCGGCGGTTGCGGGATCCCTGGCGAGTTCGGCGGGGGCGGCGGCTGCTGGATCTTGGCGCCGTTGGAGACGTAGATCGTCACCGTGGCGCCTTCAGGGGCGCCTTCCTCGGTGCGGGGGCTGAGGTAGGCGACGGTGCCCTGGACCTCTTCGGAGTCGACCTGGCCGGAAGCGATCTTGGCCTCGAAGCCCATCCCGCGCAGCTTGTTCGCGGCCTCGTCCGGGTTCATCCCGTTCACGTACGGCAGGTCGACGACGTTGCCGCGCCGGGTCTTGTCCGTCGGCGCGGTGAACTTGGTGGTCGGCATGCCCTTGAGCGCGCCTTCCATGGCGGTCTCCCAGATCGGCCCGGCGGTTCCGGAACCGGAGGCGTCGTGCATCTCCCGGCCGTTGAGGGTCTGGTTGA
This region includes:
- a CDS encoding metallophosphoesterase, with the translated sequence MSFRGLATTTLKSAAVVTAVGAACVAYAAAVEVRWFTLRRVTVPVLPVGAAPLKVLHLSDLHLMPNQEKKIRWVNDLARLEPDLIVNTGDNISSPDSVLPLLRAYGALLDVPGVFVFGSNDYWKPHFKNPAKYLLPANKQRHKPHGPDLPYEEMRSSFTSAGWVDLNNERSTLKVNGLRLDFAGTDDPHIKRDRYSDVAGEVDPAADLSIGVTHAPYQRVLNGFVGDGYPLVLAGHTHGGQLAVPLYGALVTNCDLDASRVKGLSTWGFEGRQAALHVSAGLGTSPYAPVRFACRPEATLITLVPKAG
- a CDS encoding GatB/YqeY domain-containing protein, whose translation is MSNSELKQRLHDDMTAALKARDDLRKSVLRMALTAVTKQEVAGKEARELSDAEVLEVLTAEAKKRRESVTAYRDAGREELAVKEQAEADILAEYLPEQLTLEEITALVTETIAATGAAELGPRGIGKVMGALQPKVKGKADGGTVSAEVKRQLGA